In Candidatus Deferrimicrobium sp., the sequence CTGAGGAGTCTGGCCCCGGAACACCTGCGGCATCGGCTCGAATGAATCCAAACCAATGACGATCATCGTGCCTCTCGTTTTCCTCGTCCTTCAACCGGTAGGTGGACACGTTCTCAGATTACTCCCACGATAATCCTGCCCGCCAGCCTTCGGTATAGGCTTTTGTCCGAATCGCGAATCACTGTTTGTCCTAATTTCGAATCGGTGTTTGTCCTATGGTTTAGAGTATCCGCAGGACTCGAGGGAGAAGGCGGAGCCGCTCCCGGCGGACCCCGCCCGCACACATGATAAAGCGATCCGCGACGGGAGGTGTCCCCCAACGGACCCGTTCGTGGACGCAGTTGCCATACCAGCCGGTTCACAATTCCTTGAAGCGAATCGTGTAGCCCAGGTTGAACCCGAAGAGGTCCTCGTTCAGGGGTTTTCCGTCCGCCTCCGCGTACGGGTACATGAGGTAGTTCAGAGGCGGTCCCGCCTGCGGCGGGTTAAGCCGCAGGTCCCGCCCTGTTCCGAAGGCGATCCTGCTCTCGTCGACGGCGCCGAAGTAGTACTCCCTCAACGGCCGGGCCTCCTCCACTGTGATCTTCCGTTCCAGGATCGCCTTCCGCACGTCCGCCGGGTCGACAACGATCCAACCGTACCCGGGAAGATACCACTCCGCCCAGCAATGTTGCGCTTTCGTCATGTCGCCCTCGGCGCCTTTCGGCAGGCGGATGCCGAACACCTCGCGGGCCGGGACTCCCGCGGCTCGCGCCAAGGCGACGAACACGGAGTGGATATCCGCGCACTTTCCTCCCAGCGAGGAAAGAAGTTCTTCCACATCCCCCCGACCGCACCCCTTGGTGTCCGGATCGCGGCGCATGTTGACGACGATCCAGTCGTAGATCGCCCTGGCTTTCTCCCGGTTCGTCGTCATCCCCACCGTTATTCTTCCCGCAAGCTCCTTGACCGGGCCGTCGGTGGGTACGAACGCCGCCGGGGCGAGTTCCTTACGGAATTCCTCTCTTGAGTACGGAAGTTCCTTTCCCGGAAAATTACGTGTAACAAGCTCCTTCCGGACCACGCGGAAGGCGTACGTCATCGTCCGTTCGCCGGGGACGTTCTCCCACTCCGCAAAGAGGATCGGATTGCCGAACGCCCCTTCGCGGTACACCCCCTGGCGCGTGAAGTTCCCGTCGACCTGGATGTCCGTGATCTCCTGGTTCCCGTCCGACATCGGGTACGGCATCCAGAGACGGACCATCTCCGCCGAGGGCGGGGAGGGGAGCTTCACGCTCACCGTCACAAGAGCGGTGCGCTCCTTTGCGTCGGCACCGCGGGAAACTGAGAGAAGGAGAACGGCGACGGCTAGCAAAATCGAAAGGACAACGGTTCCCGTCTTACCGAAGGAACGGGAAACACCCTCCAATACCGGTTTCATCGAAGGCAACCCTCCCGCAGGATATTTTCGCCATATGCGCCACTGCACAAACGATCCCCATCCGCCGACCGGCGGGGGCTCCGACGCCTCACCGCGAAGCGCGGACGAAGTTCATGGAGTCCGGCAAGAAGATCACCCCCTCTCGATAGCAATCAGATTACCAAAAAAAGGGGGGCGGGGCCGGGTCATCCCCGGCGATCCGCCCCTTCGGGAAACAGGGCCGGCCCTTATGGGGTGTCGATCCCGATCCTGTAAACCCTTCCGCCGATATCCACAGTGGGAACTTCCGTCTTTGCCGTGCCCTCCGATTTCAACTGCCTTGCGTTGTCCGCCTTGACACTTCCCGTTTCCACAGGCGAACGTATCTGCCACCCCATCGCGCTTTCGGGGTCCGCCCTATGCCGCAGAGCCATATCCCGTTCCTCCTGCGTCTGGCCCGCGAACGCGGAACCGGCCATTGTGATTGCTCCCAACACCGCAAGAACCGCCATCCTTGCCGTGTACGTCTTCATCGTTTCCCTCCTCCTTCAGGATTTTCGCTCGGGGGTTACCATCCACACTCTCCTGCACGACCCGCCTCCTCCATCAAGAATTACGGGCCAGTGTCGACATCTTTTCTGTAGAGCCTCCCTCCGATCTCCTCTACGGTCGTCTCATTGGATACGGACCCATTGCTCTCCGGCAGCTTGCCTGCTTCCACGGCTTCCCTCCCTTGATACTCGGAGGATTTCATGCTTTCCGTTGGCTGCTCACGGGTTCGCCCGGCCCCTGCCGCATCCTCCTCGCTTCCCCACCGATGCATGAGCGCGGGCCCGATCGGTACGGTGGAAACATGTCCCACCAATCCTCCCGCCTGGGCGGAACCCGTTGCAATGAAGATCATTGCCGCCATCACCACCGCCATCACCACCGACATCATCATCCAATTGCTCATGCCATCACCCTCTTTTCCGTTCGGTGGCCTCTTTGCCGGCATCCGGACGAGAAAGTAAATGCATACCGTGTGCCGCACGCCTTAAAAGCAAATTCCGCAATAATCTCAGGATGTTAAAAAAACAACATCCAAGATCAGGAATTGACGTTTGGAGAATATTGTTGAAGGATGCGAAGAAATTTATTCAAACGGAAGGAATATCCCGACCCGCTTCTAAACCCCGGAATACGCGTGTTCGCTAAAACGATACTCTCTGCCGCATGCCGAGACCGGATGGATAGATGCGACTATGCCTTCCTCAGTACGACGCCGTTGCGCGAGGCGATCTCCTCCCACTGGCGAAACGGGACCCCCAGGAACGCATCCACAACGTCGGGATCGAAGTGGGTCCCACGCCCGCTCGTAAGGGACCCCACGGCACCCCGGTATGACAGAGCGGATTTATACGGGCGGTCCGTCGTCAGCGCGTCGAAAACGTCGGCCACCGCGAAAATCCGCGCCCCGATCGGGATCTGATCTCCCTTCAGCCCGTTCGGGTACCCCGAGCCGTCGAACTTCTCGTGATGGGATTCGACAATTTCCCTTGCCCCGATTAGAAACGGGATCCGTTTCAACAGCGAAGCGCCGAGGTCGGGATGACGCCGGACAATGTCCCGCTCCTCGTCGGTCAGTCCGCCTTTCTTGAGAAGGATGCCGTCCGGGACACCGATTTTTCCGACGTCGTGCAACAAGGCTCCCATCTCCAAACCCTCAAGTGTCTCCCCCTCCTTGATTCCCAGCCGTCTGGCAAGGAGCAGCGCATATTCCTGGACGCGTTTCGAGTGCAGGGCTGTTTCGCGCTCCCGAAGGTCCAGGGAGGAAGCCAGCGCTGCGATCGTTTCCCGATGTGCTTCCGCCGTCTCCAGGAGCGCTTTCCTCTCGCGCCGGAAAAGAAGAGAAGAAGTAAGCGCGATAACCCAGAAGCTCGCTACTTCCCCGATTTGATCGGCCTGTGACATCCGGTATCCTCCCCAGTCCAGCAGGACGTGGATCATGAATACGGCACTGACCACTCCCGCGGTCACGAGCGTCCCCTGGAGACCGAACCAGGACGCCGCCATCAGGATGGGAAGGTAAAACAGCTTCTGCAGGAAAATGTGGAACCAATGCCAGCCGTGGAGACCGGCCGGAGTGACGAAGTGGGCCAACGCGACGGTGCAGACTACGAGGGCGACGACCCCCGCTCTGCGCATGGGAGGGCTGGTGATCGGGGATGACGTCATCCGGGCGGCAGGCAGTCTTCCTTCCACATGCAATCTTTCTGGTCGCAGAAGCCGTCTCGTGCCGTTCCAAAACACGGGAAGTTCCCTTCCGCCTCCTGGACGGCCCGGATGATCTCCCCCTTGCTCATCCTTGAGGAATTCACCTCCTTCGTTTTTGCGATCGAGCGGACCTTCTGAATTTTCATCAAGCGCCTCCTGTGTGCATTACCGGTGAGTGTGCATTACCGGTGAGTGTGCATTACCAACGAGGGGGGGGCGGCACGACGGACCAAGCCGCCCCTCCCCCACCGCGTATCGCTTATTTCAACGTATAAGAAAACGTTGCGCTCCCTTTCTGGCCGCCCGATTCGATCTCAGCCTTGAACGTGTACTTCCCGGGGTTCGGCAGGTTGACGTCCGCGCCGAAATGCCCCTGAATGATCATGAACTCGGACGTCGCCTCCTTCTTGTCGGGGCCGATCACGATGACCGTCCCCTTCCCCTCCGTCACTTGCTTCTTCGAAGCGTCGGTCAGCATGAACGCGACGTGGTGGGAGTTCGGCATGGCGCCCTGCGCCTTCATCCCCGCCGCCGCCATGTGCGCCTTCATATCGACGATCCGCGCCGTCCCCTTCCACGGGCCGATCTTTCCGGAGAAGACCTTGTCCCCCATCTTCGCCATGTCGTGCCCGCCCGACTTCATCTTCTCGGAATCGCCCATTTTCATGCCGCCGTGATCGCCCGGAGCACCTTGCTGCATCCCGCCCGTCCCGCCGTGCTCCGCCGCCGCGGAAATGCCCGGCAGCATCATGATCATCAACGCCGTGCCACAGACCGCCGTCCGAACC encodes:
- a CDS encoding transglutaminase domain-containing protein — protein: MKPVLEGVSRSFGKTGTVVLSILLAVAVLLLSVSRGADAKERTALVTVSVKLPSPPSAEMVRLWMPYPMSDGNQEITDIQVDGNFTRQGVYREGAFGNPILFAEWENVPGERTMTYAFRVVRKELVTRNFPGKELPYSREEFRKELAPAAFVPTDGPVKELAGRITVGMTTNREKARAIYDWIVVNMRRDPDTKGCGRGDVEELLSSLGGKCADIHSVFVALARAAGVPAREVFGIRLPKGAEGDMTKAQHCWAEWYLPGYGWIVVDPADVRKAILERKITVEEARPLREYYFGAVDESRIAFGTGRDLRLNPPQAGPPLNYLMYPYAEADGKPLNEDLFGFNLGYTIRFKEL
- a CDS encoding HD-GYP domain-containing protein → MRRAGVVALVVCTVALAHFVTPAGLHGWHWFHIFLQKLFYLPILMAASWFGLQGTLVTAGVVSAVFMIHVLLDWGGYRMSQADQIGEVASFWVIALTSSLLFRRERKALLETAEAHRETIAALASSLDLRERETALHSKRVQEYALLLARRLGIKEGETLEGLEMGALLHDVGKIGVPDGILLKKGGLTDEERDIVRRHPDLGASLLKRIPFLIGAREIVESHHEKFDGSGYPNGLKGDQIPIGARIFAVADVFDALTTDRPYKSALSYRGAVGSLTSGRGTHFDPDVVDAFLGVPFRQWEEIASRNGVVLRKA